Part of the Citrus sinensis cultivar Valencia sweet orange chromosome 2, DVS_A1.0, whole genome shotgun sequence genome, ATTTAACATTTAACCACCCTTCCTTTCTTGAgagcttaatttttatttttttattttgttttatttttttctttactctcTCTATTGCATGGAGCTTGATTTAAGTTTTCGAGATGATTATCCTTTCATATCAAGCATATTTTCTGATAATCTCTTCAAATCAGACCTAGGAAATGGGTTCTCGTCTAGAAAATCCATCTTCTAAAGGTATATTGTTTCACAACTATCATAATAACCATGATTATGGTCTTATTAATGAGTCCACTTTTTCAAATCCTCACCATCTTAATCGATTTACCATCGAAGGATCCTCAAAAAGTCCCCCTCTCGGGATCTCAACAATGAGTTTCAATCCTCTTGAGGGCTATTCAAATGGATTTTTAGGTACTAAGGGTGCATATACCGCCACTCCGTTGGTACCGAATAGTACAAATGAGGTTTTGCATGGCCCGAAAAGAAGAGGATTTTGGGATTATTCACAAAATTTTTCGGCTCACCCCAAGCTGGAAACTCCAAATTTTTTGCCGATACTAATGAATTTTCAAGATTATGGATCATCGAGTTCAAAATTGTCCGATGAAGTCTCATGTGTAACTGGAGAAAATGCATATAATCAAGATCAAAAGAGGAACAAAAGGATACCTATGAAAAGAGAAAGGAAACTTCCAAAGAAGAACAACATAATCAAAGGGCAGTGGACTCCTCAAGAGGATAGGTAAGAGAagaactaaattaaatttcattttggtctttttttcacaaattaatccaaaaattttatttatgctttcttctattttttctccttagggtttttttttttggtacgTTTATTGGAGTTATTAAGAATTAGTATCATAAATCTCTTTTTGCAGAATGTTGATCCGGCTAGTTTAAGAGGGAAAAAATTGAtagtttttgtaattttcaagTACTTGCCATTTCAACGTCAATTTTTAGATAGAGGAGGAAAAATTGATCCTGCACGGAGAGTAAGTCTATGACtgaaaaaattagatgaaATTTAAGAGTAAATACGATAAGCAGTATTCCAACTTGGTAgttgcaattttttttgaagattttgcaAGACACAGTTAGCTTATGATTTATGAAGCAAATGTATAATGAGAGCGATTGCCTCATGgtttattgaagaaaaatttataaggaGAGCTAATTTGATCTTGTTTATTGTTGGCGGCAATTGATATCAGACAGTTGTTGCTTATATCTAACGGCCAAGGTTGGAAGTCCGAATATCAAAGGTCTACAATTACGGTCAAGGTTGATCCTGCAAAATTTTACATAGATAgctctatttaaaatttattaaaatataatagctATAGAGATGACTAAGGTCCTGTTCAATATTGAGGAAGTGTAGCTATTGTAGCAAAAAATTATGACTTTAAAATAAAGCTTAATAGtatgtaataaataagatttttaaataataacttaatttgacaaaaataataaattaagatgttatatcttttttatcatatagGACTAGTATTATAAGTAATGGATTAAATCAACTTAACCAGTTATATTAGCTAGTATTTACCAAAGATTTTAGTACTGTggcatttaaattaaaactgCCTAATCTCAATACTAAGCATGGTCTAATTTAATTGTGTTGGAGACTAATCCCTGGCAAGTTTTATATAGATCCCTTTATTcttagtttttcaaaaatacaatcATACAAATTACCAATTTCttccttctaattttttattaatatatatatgtatgtatgtatgtatgtatgtatgtatgtatgtatgtatatataggcACACACACATACCCAAGCAACTTGTGGAGCTAGTGATTTCAGGACCGACTTTACAAACAACTGCTTCAGAAATTATGCCACGAATATCAAGAGATCAGCTGCTTCAGCTGGAATTAATTTTGAGGtacttttgtaatttctttttatttatgtaattttaaaggAAGTATTGATATTTGGTCCCAATAGTGACATATGGATTGAACTGCTACATTATTGTTCTAGTCATTAACAATTGTTCAATTAGACCTTCCAAGGTGATGGGATATGATGAGTTGTTTTTTAACTATCACAAAACTTAATATTCTTAGTTCTTATGAAAATCATAGAATACCTGAcggaaaagaataatattttttttatcttattttacaTAGATTTTACTGTTTGATCGAGTCTTGGATAGATTTTAAATACATTATATCATCTACAGTAAATTTTCtatcaaataatattgttgggattaaggaaaaatattagtttagtgatgttaataatttaccaataaatgaatatgtattaatttagaaagagattttttgtttgaagaattttatagatatatgtacatatttaCTTGTAAAAGAACATAAATCGTGCTTCCTTAAGTCAATGATATCTTCTCAAATGGCTCCCACTTATAATAGTGTAGCTTTGTTAAGCAACTTGTAATTAtacaatatttcttttttgccttTCCTTAGTTTGTGTAATCATACACATACCACTATTGTGTAAgtatttacttttgaaaaatatgaatacaAAAGTATTCTCAAGTTTCacttgattattttataatttctagtctcatatcataataattttcatatttttgggCTTCATGGGTTCTCATTTGAAAGaagtacaaagaaaaaagaaaatctttattgatagaaaaagataTACTAAATGTAGTGCATGctctacaaaataattaatgacgACATGCGCTCAGTTAGGAACGAAGAGAAgctacaaaagcaaaagaaaaactttagatgcatatttttcaaagagttgaattcaaataatagaaattgtaaaaaaaaaaagttccttAATTTTAtgagttatataatttattcattattaatttttgtatgaGATTAATTatgagtttatattttcaatggGTCCTAAAGGATTCAAAAAGTCGCTATTGTCTTACGCATTTAACAAAGCTATTTATTTGCTACACTGGCTCAATTTGGaacttgatgatttaattatttatcaagaTTATTAACTTATCGGATAGTTATTTatcaatgttttatttatgttttacgttaattaaaaaaagaaattatataaaagaaaaataaaccaatttAATGATATTCGCTGATGTGCACTATTGAGTGTATGAGCTCAGCATCCTTTTCATGATTTGCAGAAGCACAATTGGAAAAAATcagataacaaaaaaaaattattaaaatacacacacatagaCTGAaggatttattaaattattaaagttagaaataagttaaaagacaataaaaatacaaacttCAATATAGTACAGAACAAAATACACCGCACTGCAGTAAGtgttttgtttgtattttaGTTTGTCCTTTATTTCAACAACTTAAAAGATCCCTTATTAGATaaagactatatatatatatatatatataacgaaAATGTTGAATAGGAGCACACCCAAGGAATATGGTGACGAAACAAGGGGCTCTTAAGTGATTAATGACTCTTTTTTTGTATCTATGTATAGTTCTACTGTTGCCCCCACTCTAACAgttaaacatatattttattttgtaatccTTTTGAGTTCTTAGAGTAACTTAGTTATTAGAATGCCACCGGCATTCGTTCCGAGCAAAGTTCAAGCTCTCCATCAGATTCGTATGGTTAAATTAGTTACAGCTTTCCTTGTTTGTAGACAAAGCTAATTCGGAATTGTCTTTAGTTTCATGGTTTAACTTGTATCCATTTACTTCATATTGGCCTCGAGTTCACTCATGGAAATATAACCATCCCCAAATCTCTCACGTCAATCGCATGATCCTCTTATCCTTTCCCATTCTTATTTACTCAAGGTGCGCGGGGAAgcggaaataaagaaaactcaATTTGTACTCCTCTAAGTTGTGGGCTATAATGctcaatttgaaaaacaaataaaggaaaaacacACATACTCACAAATGTAATAACATGGAGATtggttttccatttttataagccataacatatttatgatttttattgtattttcttGCAATTATGCCTTCATTAATTCGAATTGTATATTATGCTATAATACTCTTGATGCATCTTGGAATTAAGCATTCCTTCATGCTGACCTTATTAGTATTGTGGCTTTTGTGAGACATGGGCCCTCCGTCCAAATGTGAACGAATGAAACTATCGAATCAAGTAATACACAAGTTTCCACGACGCGGCATGACTTAAGCTCATAACTCTTTTGTAACATGGCTGATGAACGAGGTGTCATAGATAGCGCCATAAGGCCATGGCGTCGCGAAGCGGCAATCTCCTAGCTAGTAAAGTAGCAATAATCACGGTGATTAACTGATGCTAATTAGCTAATTTGATTGAAAGTCGTGAAGTATGGGGCACGAACGATCGACCAACGCAATGCATACGTCTTGGATGCATTAGGGACACCAAATGTGATCCATATATATGCTAGCCAGTACTATATATAGAGCAACAATGTGTGCCTCGAGTATTCGCAAATTACTAACAAATTAGTAATATACCAAAAaagggagggaaaaaaaaacagcaaccatggttttaaaatttgagaaaagcTTTATCATTCCCATGTTTGTGATCATCAGTTTGGTGATCACTTGTGCATCACAAGTGGTGTCCGGCCGGTCGATGCATGAACCGTCCATCGTTGCGAAACACGAACAGTGGATGGCTCAGCATGGACGCACTTACAAGGACGAGCTAGAGAAGGCAATGCGTCTTAAGATATTCAAGCAAAACCTTGAATACATTGAGAAAGCCAACAAGGAGGGGAATCGGACGTACAAGTTGGGCACCAATGAATTTTCAGACTTAACTAACGAGGAGTTTCGTGCTTCATATACAGGATACAACAGGCCAGTACCAAGCCTAAGCCGCCAGTCATCACGGCCATCCACCTTCAAGTACCAAAACGTGACTGATGTTCCGACTAGCATCGACTGGAGGAAGAAAGGAGCTGTCACTCATATAAAGAACCAAGGCAATTgtggtaattaattattatatatatattgatgaaGTGATGCTGCAGATTGTTTGTAGCTGTCACATCATGTACAACAAATTAACCtagaatattatataatattattattcgtCGTCTAACGTAACATGCAATATTATTTTGCAGGATCCTGTTGGGCATTTTCAGCTGTGGCGGCGGTGGAAGGGATCACTCAGATTACTGGTGGGAAACTGATTGAACTTTCGGAGCAGCAGTTGGTAGACTGCTCAACAGACAACAATGGATGCAGTGGGGGTCTTATGGATAAAGCCTTTGAGTATATTATAGAAAACAAGGGCCTTGCCACAGAAGCGGACTATCCGTACCAGCAAGAGCAAGGAACCTGTGACGAACAGAAAGAGaaagctgctgctgctacaATCGGTAAATATGAAGATTTACCGAAAGGTGATGAGCATGCCTTACTCCAGGCCGTAACCAAGCAGCCAGTATCAGTCTGTGTTGATGTAATACCTGTGAATGTAAAATGGCATGAGGCGGTGAAAGAGTTTATAAGCAAAGGAATATGTTGGAAACAGAGGAAAAACACATGCACGTGCaaaacagagagagagaagctgCCAACTTACCCGATCTTGACCCGCCGGATCCGACCCGACCCGCGACTTTAACCCGGACGGATTTCACGTTTCCGACCACCGTTTTGGCCGAGCTTGGTACCGATCTGAAGCTTAGAAGCCGACCGTCGTTCCCCTGCCATCCTCACTGCCGAAAACGAACCGGAACGCCGGCGATCGAAGCTTGAAACCCGCGACTGCTTCACTTTACTCCGCCGAGATTTTCGCCGGTTTTGAGTGACACCACCGGTTGGATTTTGTTCCTCATGACTCCCTCTTCCATTTCCGACCATTCATAGGCACCGAGAGTCGTCGTTTTGCTGCCGGTCGATTGTTGGAACTCACGGCTGTCGAGCTAGATTCCGGCGTCGTTGCCGCGCGTTGGAGCTCACCGCCGGTACCATTGAACTCAGCGTGATTGGCACTTTAAGATTTGAGCTTCCTGGCCAGCGTTGACCAAATTCCGGTGACCGTTGACCGGcaagggcattttggtaatcACACTATGAGGGCAATTTTGTCATTTCTGAGCCTgtggatattttagtaatgCATAGAATTGTGAATTGGGTGTAATTACGATTTCGAGGATAATTCGGTGATTTACGATTTCGGAGCATGTTAATGATTTACGGACTCAAgggcattttagtaattttatcgTCACGGGAGTTGTTAATTATGGATAAATGTTCGTTTCGAGTTATTGCATATATTTAGTCGGAATTCCGATTTACGGAGAATAATTATGTCGTTTCCTTGATTTAGGAGGATCCGCGAGCGAGAACCGGTCCGCGGACGTAGACGATAACCGACTGTGAACACCgtcactgtgagtggaatatacgaaacttatttttagagttaattatgatagtaaAGCATGGTTGCGGaataagtatttttaaatgtgctgatttaatgatttctcGAAATGGATTTTATTCACTTGTTGATATTATATGAAAATGTTTGGTTAATAATTTTGCGTATCGATTTTGAATAAAGTGTGATATTATTTGAAAGTTAAGAAAAGTGGATTCAAATGTGGTATGATTTAAAATGTGGTAAAGAGGTATGTGAATATGAGTACAGTGATATAGATGAGGGGTAATAAGGGAGGCCCGCCAAACTGAGGGGTAATAAGGGAGGTGCGCGCTCTGATTGTAAGgaggcctttggggcccgtctgaGTACACacagaggctttgggccgtgtgcTTGGGCGCTTTTGTCCTTTGGGGACTAGATTATGCATGCAGagatatgatgagatatgaTTTTCAGATTTGTGAAATCGATATGATTTGGTGATATGATTTCTATGGTTGGTAAtctgatttaaatatttaatgatttatttctgATTTCTCACTTATGGTTTAATGAAACCGTGTTTGGATAtgcttatttcttttaaagtaaagatcaattttcaaacctactatccactcactgatCTCACTGAGTTTTAAACTCACcccgtttttattatattttccccCCCTCACCAGGAGGTTGCAGGTACACCAGACCGACCCAGCGACTGTATATATTTTGAGTCTTGGCCACGTGATGGTGCTAGagtatataaatgtttttgttgGGACATCTTGGTCATCTTGTTCTTTTGGGGTTGTATATTATATAACTCAGTATTTTTGGTTGAGTATGTTGAGCACTGGAGTTTGTTGTATATTCATATTTGTACTTTGGgagtgttatatatataaaggagaCTCTGTCGAATTTTTCAGCAGATTCTTTacgtataatattatttttaagtctGTTTTGATGTAACTAGATAGACTCGCCTGGGGGGTTTCGGGGCGGGTCGTTtcagttggtatcagagcatgGTTTTAGATTCTGTAGACTTTACTGTCTTAATCATAATaagttttatctttattaaagtCAGAGTTTATCTCTTGTAGGCACCATCATGCTTCGTCGTAGTAGTAGACGTGGCCGTGGCCGTGGTCGTACTAGGCCAATAGCTGGGTTGACTTCTGGTAGTGTACCTGCGGGGGAACGTGAACCCGCGAATGAGGGGATAGTTGAATCCTCTACGCATGGAATTGCACAACAGACACCGGGGGATGCCCCGAATATTGAGCAGTCATTTGATAGGCTGGCTCAAATCATGACTACAGTTGTGCAAAATCAGACTCAAGCACATGTCGGTAATGCAAATACTATTGAGCGAGTGAGGAGTTTAGGGGCGAAGAGTTTTAATGGTTTCGGAGAACCACCTGAGGCTGAGTCATGGTTTGTTAAGTTAGAGCGTATTTTTGATGTGATGAAGTGTCCAGAAGATGATAGATTATCCTTCGCCACTTTCCTGCTCGAGGATAGAGCTTACCATTGGTGGCAGACAGTGGAGAGACGATATCAGGGACATGCTGCGATTACTTGGGTTATTTTCCGCAAGGAATTCTACGATCATTATTTTCCTGTTGTATATCAGGATATTAAACGGAGTGAATTCTTTCGGTTGGTTCAGGGATCTCTGACAGTTGAGGAGtatgagaagaaatttttagATCTCTCTAGATTTGCTACATCTGTAGTCGgtgatgagagagagagatgcaGACGGTTCGAGGATGGCCTCCGATTTGAGATTCGTACCACCGTGACTGCATCACGATATACTGAGTTTGGGGAGGTAGTTGAGGCAGCCAGGAGAGTAGAGCACAGTATTGCAGAGGGACGTAGATTTCATGCACTGAAGCAAAAGCGTAGCCAGAGCTGGGCAGAGGGTGACTCTAGTAGTAGGCCGCCCAAGAGAGGGGGTATTCCTACGAGTTATTCTGATAGTATGCAAAGGAGTCAGGGTACAGGCTTCAGAGGGGACTCGAGACAAGCTGTTAGTCATAGTTCTGTACAACCATTGGTAGGGAGTAATACCAGGACTCAGGGACAGTACGACCGCAGTAGCGGGGGATATCGTGATGATCGTTCTAGGAGTTTCCAGCTAACTTCTTGCCCTTCATGTGGCAGGAATCATCAGGGCCAATGTCGTGTTGGAGACAGAGTTTGTTATTTATGTGGTCAGCCTGGACACATCAGGAGATTTTGCCCTACTTTATCTCAGGGTGATAGCTCTACAGGAGGGACAGCCTCACGGTACCGGCCTTACTCTAGCCAGATTCAGGGTCAGAGAGGAGTGCAGACAGGAGGTTCTACATCTACCTTTAGGGGTCAGACGACTGCTTCAGGTCAGAGAGGTCAGTCTGGTCGACCTCATACTCAGGCTCGAGTTTTTGCTTTGACGCAGCAGGAGGCACGTGCTGCACCCGAAGTTATTATGGGTATATTATCTATCCTTGGCCGCGAGGCTCATATTCTTATTGATCCTGGATCCACACACTCTTTTGTTTCTCGTACTTTTGCTATGCATATAGGGCGAGAGCCCGAACTGCTAGATTGTGAATTAGTGGTTCGTACACCTACCGGAGAGTCAGTACTTGCTCAGAGTGTGTATCGAGATTGTATGATTGGAATGGGTGAACATGAATTTGAGGCGAATTTGATTTCCTTAGAGATTTATGACTTTGATGCTATTTTGGGTATGGATTGGCTTGAATCTCATTATGCTACGGTGGATTGTTTCAAAAAGGATGTTGTGTTTAAAAAGCCAGGGAAAGCTGAGGTGAAATTTTGTGGGGAGCGCAGAGTTCTACCCTCATGTGTTATATCTGCTATTAGTGCAAGACGGTTGTTAAGAAAAGGATGCTCAGCTTATTTAGCTCATGTGATAGATACAGAAGCTCGAGAATTGAGATTGGAGGATATTACAGTAGTTAAAGAATTTCCAGATGTTTTTCCAAATGAACTTCCTGGAATGCCACCTAACAGAGAAGTTGAGTTTTCTATTGACTTAGTCCCTGGAACATCTCCAATATCTATGGCACCGTACCGAATGGCTCCAGCAGAATTGAAGGAACTGAAGGTTCAATTGCAAGAGTTGGTAGAGAAAGGGTTTATTAGACCTAGTGTGTCCCCGTGGGGAGCTCCAGTCTTATTTGTTAAGAAAAAGGATGGGACTTTTAGACTCTGCATCGACTATAGGCAGTTGAATAAAGTTACGGTACGCAATAAGTATCCACTTCCGCGTATTGATGACTTGTTTGATCAACTCCAAGGGGCAAAAGTATTTTCTAAGATTGATTTGCGCTCGGGTTACCATCAGCTTAGAATTAAAGATGTTGACGTTCCTACAACAGCATTCAGAACCCGTTATGGGCACTATGACTTCTtagtgatgccatttggattgaCAAATGCCCCAGCTGCTTTTATGGACCTGATGAACAGGGTATTTAGCCTATACCTAGATCGGTTTGTGATTGTAttcattgatgatattttggtgTATTCCCGAAACGAGAAGGAGCATGCAGAGCATTTGTGGACTGTTTTACAGACTTTGAGACAGAAGCAGTTGTATGCCAAGTTCAGCAAATGTGAGTTTTGGTTGGACAGAGTCGTATTTTTGGGCCATGTGATATCAGCTGAAGGTATTTATGTTGATCCTCAAAAGATTGAAGCAGTTGTGAAATGGGAACGGCCTACAAATGTCACAGAGGTTCGGAGTTTTCTTGGGTTAGCTGGTTATTATCGTAGATTTGTGGAAGGATTCTCCAAGATTGCTATTCCTATGACACGATTAACCAGAAAGAATGCTAAGTTCCAGTGGGATGATGACTGTGAAAAAAGTTTTCAAGAACTTAAGACATGTTTGACCTCAGCACCAGTTCTTACACTTCCATCTGGTAATGAAGGATTTATGGTTTACAGTGATGCCTCTAGGCAGGGATTGGGTTGTGTATTGATGCAGCATGGGAAAGTGGTGGCTTATGCCTCTAGACAACTTAAGAAGCATGAACAAAACTATCCAACACATGATTTAGAACTAGCAGCAGTGGTGTTTGCACTCAAGATATGGCGGCATTACTTATATGGAGCAACATGTCAGATTTTTACCGATCATAAGAGCTTGAAGTATTTGTTTACTCAGAAGGAGTTGAATTTGAGACAGAGGAGATGGATCGAACTGATTAAGGACTACGATTGCACTATCGATTATCATCCAGGCAAAGCAAATGTGGTGGCTGATGCACTAAGTAGAAAGTCTTCCAGCTCTATCACTCACTTGCGAGTGAAATATGTACCTCTGTTGATCGAGTTGAGATCTTTGGAAGTCGAGTTGAATACTGACAATCGTGGAGCTTTGATAGCTAACTTCCGCGTTAGGCCGACTTTGATTGACAAAGTTCACCATATGCAAGCTCAGGACCCACAGTTAATGAAGTTAAAAGAGGATGTGCAGAAAAGTTTACGAACCGATTTTATGGTGAGAGAGGATGGAGTTGTATTCATGGGTAATAGACTCTGTGTACCTGATAttaaagatttgaaaaaagagattatGGAAGAAGCTCACTGTTCAGCCTATGCGATGCATCCTGGTAGTACGAAGATGTACCGTACCTTGAGAGATCATTATTGGTGGCAGGGCATGAAGAGAGAGATAGTAGAATTTGTTTCTCGATGTTTGGTCTGTCAACAGATTAAAGCTGAACACCAGAGGCCTGCAGGGTGCTCTCAGCCGCTTCCTATTCCAGAGTGGAAGTGGGAGCACATCACTATGGATTTTGTGGCGGGACTTCCACATACTCAGAAAGGACATGATGGTGTTTGGGTGGTTGTAGATCGACTTACAAAATCTGCTCATTTCTTACATTTCAAGACCACTTATTCGATGGACAAGTTGGGAAGTATTTATGTGGCTGAAATAGTTCGACTTCACGGAGTACCTGTGTCCATAGTCTCAGATAGAGATTCCCGGTTTACTTCTAAATTCTGGACTAGCTTGCAAAATGCTTTAGGCACCAAGTTGAACTTCAGTACAGCTTTTCATCCACAGACTGATGGACAGTCAGAGCGAACTATTCAAACTCTAGAGGATATGTTGCGAGCTTGTGTTATGGAATTTAAAGGAAATTGGGACAATTATTTACCTCTGATGGAGTTTGCTTACAACAACAGTTATCAAGCTAGTATTGA contains:
- the LOC127900232 gene encoding senescence-specific cysteine protease SAG12-like, which produces MVLKFEKSFIIPMFVIISLVITCASQVVSGRSMHEPSIVAKHEQWMAQHGRTYKDELEKAMRLKIFKQNLEYIEKANKEGNRTYKLGTNEFSDLTNEEFRASYTGYNRPVPSLSRQSSRPSTFKYQNVTDVPTSIDWRKKGAVTHIKNQGNCGSCWAFSAVAAVEGITQITGGKLIELSEQQLVDCSTDNNGCSGGLMDKAFEYIIENKGLATEADYPYQQEQGTCDEQKEKAAAATIGKYEDLPKGDEHALLQAVTKQPVSVCVDVIPVNVKWHEAVKEFISKGICWKQRKNTCTCKTEREKLPTYPILTRRIRPDPRL